From a single Gimesia fumaroli genomic region:
- a CDS encoding diphosphate--fructose-6-phosphate 1-phosphotransferase has protein sequence MASPKNMIVAQSGGPSPVINNSLRGLVETARDLPEIGTIYAGWHGIEGVLKEELLNLSGQSPEEIALLRVTPAAGSVGTCRYKLKEHQNEDFDRIVEVFKAHNIGYFCYIGGNDSMDTANKVAQMATERGVDVVGIGVPKTIDNDVGDSEFKLIDHTPGYGSTARYWMSMVQMANEENRGSCPADPVLVLQAMGRKIGFIPAAARLADPQRKIPMQIYLAENPISMDQIHTQINDQLKKDGRLIVVVSEGLSLGDIGETKDSFGHTQFSSSQLTVAQLLVNELNKRGLAVKGAARANVPGTDQRHNIAYASTVDLDEAYGAGQKAALLAAAGESGFMSTILRAEGPGYNVRYDKVPLPEVANSERTFPKNWISADGMDVTDDFIKYCKPLVGNDWPSIPMINGRIRFAQLQPLFSDQKLPKYVPQADR, from the coding sequence GTGGCAAGTCCAAAAAATATGATTGTGGCCCAATCAGGTGGCCCTTCACCAGTAATCAACAACAGCCTGCGGGGACTCGTGGAAACCGCCAGAGATCTTCCGGAAATTGGAACCATCTATGCTGGCTGGCATGGAATTGAAGGGGTCCTCAAAGAAGAATTACTGAATCTCAGTGGACAATCCCCTGAAGAAATTGCACTGCTCCGCGTCACACCGGCTGCCGGTTCTGTTGGAACCTGTCGTTATAAACTGAAAGAGCATCAAAACGAAGACTTTGACCGGATCGTCGAAGTCTTCAAAGCCCATAACATTGGCTACTTTTGTTACATCGGCGGCAATGACTCCATGGATACCGCCAATAAAGTGGCTCAGATGGCGACAGAACGAGGCGTTGATGTCGTCGGCATCGGCGTTCCCAAAACCATTGATAACGATGTGGGTGACAGTGAATTTAAGCTGATTGACCATACCCCCGGCTACGGAAGTACCGCCCGTTACTGGATGAGCATGGTCCAGATGGCTAATGAAGAAAACCGCGGAAGCTGTCCGGCAGATCCGGTTCTGGTTCTACAGGCGATGGGTCGCAAAATCGGCTTTATCCCAGCAGCCGCCCGTCTGGCAGATCCACAGCGCAAAATTCCGATGCAGATTTATCTGGCAGAGAATCCGATCAGCATGGATCAGATTCACACTCAAATCAATGACCAGCTCAAAAAAGATGGTCGTCTGATTGTCGTCGTGAGTGAAGGGTTGTCCCTGGGAGATATCGGCGAAACCAAAGACTCCTTCGGACATACCCAATTCAGCTCCAGCCAGCTGACCGTAGCGCAGTTGCTCGTCAATGAGTTAAATAAACGCGGCCTGGCAGTGAAGGGGGCCGCCCGTGCGAACGTTCCTGGAACTGACCAACGCCACAATATCGCTTATGCTTCGACCGTTGACCTCGACGAAGCTTATGGCGCAGGACAGAAAGCCGCTTTACTGGCAGCCGCCGGTGAGTCAGGATTCATGTCCACGATTCTCCGGGCAGAAGGTCCTGGATATAATGTTCGTTACGACAAAGTTCCTTTGCCTGAAGTGGCGAATAGTGAACGTACCTTCCCGAAAAACTGGATCAGCGCCGATGGAATGGACGTCACTGACGATTTTATCAAGTACTGTAAGCCTCTGGTTGGTAATGACTGGCCCAGCATCCCCATGATCAACGGCCGTATTCGATTCGCTCAGTTACAACCGCTGTTTTCTGATCAAAAACTGCCGAAGTATGTTCCCCAGGCAGACAGATAA
- a CDS encoding Hsp70 family protein, which translates to MQKIQAVGIDLGTTYSCIAHLNEHGEPVTIPNQEGELSTPSVAMFDGAEVIVGTEALRHAIVNPRNVIQHAKRFLGKQDFRWEIDGRYFSPKDISAFILKKLLSAAEERIGPIDSAVITVPAQFSDLQRQETIAAGKQAGLKQVDLINEPVAASLCYVLGSEGMWFAELAEEQRILVYDLGGGTFDLSLVKYQKDEVNVLASGGDLKLGGIDWNSKLQAAIAEQFFNEFGVNPCNDPESLQYLANEVEQAKRSLTVRPKTTLACQVGSTRKTYQVSQSQFEQLTKELVEQTTNITKALLKDNKMGWAHVDVVLTTGGSSRMPMVRDALKKSSGTTRNLSLPPDQSIAHGAAYYSGMLLSNREYAESILTTEAASRLSKIKQHSVNARSLGFLVRDQTGQQRMPHYLLPANTKLPASVKHTYGTVSPNQRRVHLKLIESGASKDEPFVILGNCVIEGLPADLPVDSKIEVLMEYDSEARVHVSARDCTSGKEARIEITREQNLVQGTLEEAEVKTELQEPAALSDPMMLKEILDQAESVKPPEKKSTIPEKQSFSVQPNPVARGLDSSERPIALCNQCGEPQLGAPGADCSTPEQHTKGALSNRKSAPKKQSGKGKPAQKKSSQGSAQAARKRQSTSRRSVSKQGKTQGQKKARPQAKPTSQLDAAESEFWDLLEDA; encoded by the coding sequence ATGCAGAAAATACAGGCCGTTGGAATCGATTTGGGAACGACTTATTCCTGCATCGCTCATCTGAACGAGCATGGGGAGCCGGTTACGATCCCCAATCAGGAAGGAGAGCTGTCTACGCCTTCTGTCGCCATGTTTGATGGTGCCGAGGTGATCGTGGGAACAGAAGCCTTACGGCATGCAATTGTGAACCCACGCAATGTGATTCAGCATGCAAAGCGATTCCTGGGCAAACAGGACTTTCGCTGGGAAATTGACGGACGCTATTTTTCACCGAAAGATATCTCGGCGTTTATTTTAAAAAAGCTGCTTTCTGCCGCTGAAGAGCGCATCGGTCCCATTGATTCAGCGGTAATTACAGTTCCGGCGCAATTCAGCGATCTTCAGCGTCAGGAAACGATCGCTGCCGGCAAACAGGCTGGATTAAAGCAGGTCGATCTGATCAATGAACCTGTGGCTGCTTCCCTGTGTTATGTCTTGGGGAGTGAGGGAATGTGGTTTGCCGAGCTGGCTGAGGAGCAGCGAATTCTGGTCTATGATCTGGGGGGCGGTACTTTCGATCTGTCTCTGGTCAAATATCAGAAAGATGAAGTCAATGTGCTCGCCAGCGGTGGTGATTTGAAACTGGGGGGGATTGACTGGAACAGTAAGTTGCAGGCAGCTATTGCCGAACAGTTTTTTAACGAGTTTGGTGTCAACCCGTGTAATGATCCTGAAAGTCTTCAGTATCTGGCGAATGAAGTAGAGCAGGCGAAACGCAGCCTGACTGTCAGACCCAAGACAACCCTTGCCTGTCAGGTTGGTTCCACGCGAAAGACGTACCAGGTTTCTCAGTCTCAGTTTGAGCAACTGACGAAGGAACTGGTTGAGCAGACGACCAATATCACGAAAGCTTTGTTGAAAGACAACAAGATGGGCTGGGCCCATGTGGATGTGGTATTAACGACCGGTGGTTCATCACGGATGCCGATGGTGCGTGATGCTCTGAAAAAATCGAGTGGTACAACACGCAATCTGTCACTCCCTCCGGATCAGTCGATCGCCCATGGCGCTGCTTATTATTCAGGGATGTTGTTAAGCAATCGGGAATACGCCGAGTCAATTCTGACAACCGAAGCAGCCAGTCGTCTTTCGAAAATCAAACAACATAGTGTGAATGCCCGTTCTCTCGGATTTCTTGTGAGAGACCAGACGGGGCAGCAACGCATGCCGCATTATCTCCTGCCGGCAAATACCAAGTTACCAGCATCGGTCAAACATACCTATGGTACGGTCTCACCCAACCAGCGTCGCGTGCATCTCAAATTGATAGAGAGTGGTGCTTCTAAAGATGAGCCGTTTGTGATCCTCGGAAATTGTGTTATCGAGGGTTTGCCTGCTGATTTGCCCGTCGATTCTAAAATCGAAGTGTTAATGGAATACGATTCGGAAGCCCGTGTGCATGTTTCTGCCCGGGATTGTACCAGTGGCAAAGAAGCAAGGATCGAGATCACGCGCGAACAGAATCTGGTTCAGGGGACTCTGGAAGAGGCAGAAGTGAAAACGGAGCTTCAGGAGCCAGCCGCGCTTTCTGATCCGATGATGTTGAAAGAAATTCTGGATCAGGCAGAATCTGTTAAACCGCCTGAGAAAAAAAGTACAATCCCTGAAAAACAGTCTTTTTCTGTGCAACCGAATCCGGTGGCGCGTGGTCTGGATAGCTCTGAACGCCCGATTGCCTTGTGCAATCAATGTGGTGAGCCTCAACTCGGGGCACCTGGTGCTGACTGTTCCACACCGGAACAACATACCAAAGGGGCATTATCGAACCGAAAGTCGGCCCCCAAAAAGCAGAGTGGCAAAGGTAAGCCAGCCCAGAAAAAAAGTTCCCAAGGTTCCGCGCAGGCAGCCCGCAAACGGCAGTCGACATCGCGGCGGTCGGTTTCCAAACAAGGGAAGACGCAGGGGCAAAAAAAAGCCAGGCCTCAGGCAAAGCCGACGAGTCAATTGGACGCTGCAGAGAGTGAATTCTGGGATTTACTGGAAGACGCATAG
- the menC gene encoding o-succinylbenzoate synthase, protein MKIERIELFHVAMPLIYPWRTAYGEDAAIHSVLCRMTSGSVEGWGESTPLAAPCYSPEWAGGVFQTVSEWLAPALLGQDIESGDALQECLSVYKGNPFAKAALDNAWWSLHSRISNTPLHIALGAKRNEVPVGADFGVMDHVDELVEAVGSAVAQNFPRIKLKFRPGWDIPMLKAIRSSFPNETFHIDCNSGYRIQDVPLFQTIDEFNLAMIEQPLQHDDLTDHAKLQELIRTPVCLDESITHPYRVQQALELKSARYVNVKPGRVGGLTNAVKIHDLCQDAGIPCWVGGMLESATGASHCTALAMLDNFTYPADIFPSEKYYHEDMAQVPLDLVDVGGGIPGVRAFEELPDPDMTRLEALTIQKKIIGS, encoded by the coding sequence ATGAAAATTGAACGGATTGAATTATTTCATGTGGCTATGCCTTTGATCTATCCCTGGCGAACCGCATATGGAGAAGATGCTGCCATTCATTCTGTGTTATGCCGCATGACGAGTGGATCGGTTGAAGGCTGGGGAGAAAGCACTCCGTTGGCTGCTCCCTGCTATAGTCCTGAATGGGCCGGCGGTGTATTTCAGACGGTTTCTGAATGGCTGGCACCTGCATTACTGGGACAGGATATCGAGAGTGGCGATGCACTACAGGAGTGCCTGTCAGTCTATAAAGGAAATCCGTTTGCGAAAGCCGCATTGGATAACGCCTGGTGGAGCTTACACAGCAGAATCAGCAACACGCCTTTGCATATTGCACTAGGGGCAAAACGAAACGAAGTGCCCGTCGGAGCCGATTTCGGGGTCATGGATCATGTGGATGAGCTTGTTGAAGCCGTGGGATCGGCCGTCGCGCAAAATTTTCCCCGCATCAAACTCAAGTTTCGTCCGGGGTGGGACATTCCGATGCTCAAGGCAATTCGATCGTCGTTCCCCAATGAGACATTTCATATTGATTGTAATAGCGGCTACCGTATTCAAGATGTCCCTCTGTTTCAGACGATTGATGAATTTAATCTGGCCATGATTGAGCAACCGCTTCAACACGATGATCTCACCGACCATGCGAAGTTGCAGGAATTGATTCGAACGCCGGTCTGTCTGGATGAAAGTATTACGCACCCGTATCGCGTTCAGCAGGCGCTGGAATTGAAAAGTGCCCGTTATGTGAACGTGAAGCCGGGCCGGGTTGGAGGCCTTACGAATGCGGTGAAAATTCATGATCTGTGCCAGGATGCCGGAATTCCCTGCTGGGTGGGTGGCATGCTGGAAAGCGCCACCGGTGCCTCTCATTGTACTGCGCTGGCGATGCTCGATAATTTTACTTATCCGGCTGATATATTCCCGAGTGAAAAATACTACCACGAAGATATGGCGCAGGTTCCTCTGGATCTGGTGGATGTCGGTGGGGGAATCCCTGGAGTGAGGGCGTTTGAAGAACTGCCCGATCCGGACATGACTCGTCTGGAGGCCCTAACCATTCAAAAGAAAATCATTGGCTCCTGA
- a CDS encoding RNA polymerase sigma factor: MSSQNHYNSEEITLLVEQHYQLLFRYAYRLSGDRTDAEDLTQQTYLIAQKKLSQLRDLRLARSWLCTILRNLFLKKVSQKNRPVSLGLTFDLAAEETALPELTSQELQHALNELPEDFRTPLLMFYFEERSYKEISTELSIPLGTVMSRLARAKSFLQERFSVLSTKETTIQT, encoded by the coding sequence ATGTCATCACAGAACCATTACAATTCTGAAGAAATTACCTTGTTAGTTGAGCAGCACTATCAGCTGTTGTTTCGCTACGCCTACCGTTTGTCAGGCGATCGGACTGATGCTGAAGATCTGACGCAACAAACATATTTAATCGCTCAGAAAAAACTGTCGCAACTGCGTGATCTGCGTCTTGCGCGTTCATGGCTTTGTACGATATTACGTAATCTATTTTTGAAAAAGGTATCTCAGAAGAACAGACCTGTCTCACTGGGGCTGACGTTCGACCTGGCTGCTGAAGAAACAGCCCTGCCTGAACTGACATCCCAGGAGTTGCAGCATGCTCTGAATGAATTACCGGAAGACTTTCGTACTCCACTGTTAATGTTTTATTTTGAAGAGCGGTCTTACAAGGAAATTTCCACCGAATTATCTATTCCCCTGGGAACTGTGATGAGTCGCCTGGCAAGAGCCAAGTCGTTTTTGCAGGAGCGGTTTTCAGTTCTGTCTACAAAAGAAACAACAATCCAGACCTGA
- a CDS encoding lactonase family protein, translating into MGISLRFCLMVMGLLLVAEIPCRAASFVYLSLGGEKKIAIYRLNEQDGALTHVEDVPLAGAPGCLEVDPTKKYLFASVRSAKQFMSFAIDPENGKLKQISAVPAGGNAAYIATDKNGEYLFSAYYGEGKVAVHRLGKDGTISAEIVQTIPTDKNAHAILPDQANQFVFVPHTGPNAIYQFVWDAQNGTLKANDKPMLEAASGLEPRHLAVSKDNRFIYFDNEKGSSVTAYKLDSKSGTLTPFQTVSTLPAGFEGKNTCADIELSPSGKNLYASNRGHNSIACFSVDQKTGRLTTLEQEPTEDTPRSFNIDPTGTYLYAAGQRNGKLAAYQISPQTGKLKRLATYEVGKSPSWVEIVKFP; encoded by the coding sequence ATGGGTATTTCGCTTCGTTTTTGTCTGATGGTCATGGGGTTGTTGTTAGTAGCTGAAATTCCCTGCCGTGCGGCGAGTTTCGTCTATCTCTCACTCGGGGGAGAAAAGAAAATCGCCATCTATCGACTGAACGAGCAGGATGGTGCATTAACCCATGTCGAGGATGTGCCGCTGGCCGGTGCTCCGGGCTGTCTGGAAGTCGACCCCACAAAAAAATACCTGTTTGCTTCCGTTCGTTCAGCTAAGCAATTCATGAGCTTTGCCATTGATCCCGAAAATGGAAAACTGAAGCAGATTTCCGCAGTTCCCGCCGGCGGGAATGCGGCTTATATCGCCACTGATAAGAACGGTGAGTACTTGTTCTCAGCCTACTATGGAGAAGGCAAAGTCGCCGTTCATCGTCTTGGGAAAGATGGCACAATCTCAGCTGAGATTGTGCAGACCATTCCCACCGACAAAAATGCGCACGCGATTTTACCCGATCAGGCAAATCAGTTTGTCTTTGTGCCGCATACTGGTCCCAATGCGATTTATCAATTTGTATGGGATGCCCAAAACGGGACATTGAAGGCAAATGACAAGCCGATGCTCGAAGCGGCCTCTGGCCTGGAGCCGCGACATCTGGCCGTTTCGAAAGACAATCGCTTTATTTATTTCGATAATGAAAAAGGGAGTTCGGTCACCGCTTACAAACTGGATTCGAAATCGGGGACGTTGACTCCGTTCCAGACGGTCTCAACACTGCCTGCAGGATTTGAGGGAAAGAATACGTGTGCAGACATCGAACTTTCCCCCTCCGGTAAGAATTTGTATGCCTCGAATCGTGGTCATAACAGCATCGCCTGCTTCAGTGTGGATCAGAAAACAGGGCGGTTAACCACTCTGGAACAGGAGCCAACCGAAGATACTCCCCGTTCGTTTAATATTGATCCTACCGGGACTTATCTCTATGCGGCCGGGCAAAGAAACGGCAAACTGGCGGCTTACCAGATTTCTCCCCAAACGGGGAAACTGAAACGGCTTGCGACTTACGAGGTCGGAAAGTCGCCCTCATGGGTCGAAATCGTAAAGTTCCCCTAG
- a CDS encoding TfoX/Sxy family protein, producing MAYDEHLAERVHQLLKRRRGFSKRKMFGGICFMLHGNMCCGVTQNELMLRLGEKNVLKALEEPFTREMDFTGKPLKSMIYVDQPGFEDEADLKEWVNRAVKFVQSLPPKT from the coding sequence ATGGCATACGACGAACATCTGGCAGAGCGTGTCCACCAGTTATTAAAACGCCGTAGAGGGTTTTCAAAGCGAAAGATGTTTGGCGGCATCTGCTTTATGCTGCATGGGAACATGTGCTGTGGCGTGACTCAGAATGAGCTGATGCTACGTCTGGGAGAGAAAAACGTGCTCAAGGCGTTAGAAGAACCTTTTACACGCGAAATGGATTTCACCGGCAAGCCACTCAAAAGCATGATCTATGTAGACCAGCCCGGCTTTGAGGATGAAGCAGATCTGAAAGAGTGGGTCAATCGGGCGGTGAAGTTCGTGCAATCACTTCCGCCTAAAACTTAA
- a CDS encoding cytochrome c → MICARVFVIIGLCFLVTSMEPAYCQSQNADSPKEETSETANSRAQFHSLSRPGLHNVFQIDDQVYSGSGPEGKQSFDALKKMGIKTIISVDGTQPNLKLAKAAGIKYIHIPIGYDGISQDASLSFLKAAKEVKGPVYIHCHHGRHRGPAAAAMVGLCRGSLDKQRALLFLDQAGTSKDYAGLWRDIRQFQVPAAGTRLPELLESARVQPMVTAMAHISHYYEELQKKSESTPPGRQDALRVSLLLREEFHESLRKHSDDYDDTFKTWMRESETEIKQLEAALKQGNQNQVSARLKQLKAQCKRCHKAYRN, encoded by the coding sequence ATGATTTGTGCCAGAGTTTTTGTCATCATTGGTTTGTGTTTTTTAGTCACATCCATGGAGCCTGCATATTGTCAGTCGCAGAATGCTGATTCTCCAAAGGAGGAGACTTCTGAAACAGCCAACAGTCGTGCGCAATTTCATTCGTTGAGCCGACCCGGTCTGCATAATGTGTTTCAAATCGACGATCAGGTTTATTCGGGCAGTGGTCCTGAAGGCAAACAGAGTTTTGACGCTTTAAAGAAAATGGGGATCAAAACCATTATCAGTGTGGATGGCACGCAGCCGAATTTGAAGTTGGCGAAAGCAGCCGGGATCAAATACATTCACATTCCGATCGGCTATGATGGGATTTCCCAAGACGCAAGTCTGTCTTTTCTGAAGGCGGCGAAAGAAGTAAAAGGCCCCGTATACATTCATTGTCATCATGGCAGGCATCGAGGGCCTGCAGCAGCAGCGATGGTTGGTCTGTGTCGGGGCAGTCTTGATAAGCAACGGGCCTTGCTGTTTTTGGATCAAGCCGGAACCAGTAAGGATTACGCAGGTCTCTGGAGAGATATCCGGCAGTTTCAAGTTCCCGCTGCTGGGACTCGGTTGCCTGAGTTGCTTGAGTCAGCCCGCGTCCAACCAATGGTGACTGCGATGGCTCATATCAGCCATTATTACGAGGAATTGCAAAAAAAATCGGAGAGTACGCCTCCTGGCAGGCAGGACGCTTTACGGGTTTCTCTGCTCTTGCGTGAAGAGTTTCACGAGTCACTAAGAAAACATTCTGATGATTACGATGACACTTTTAAGACATGGATGCGAGAATCAGAAACGGAAATCAAGCAACTGGAAGCGGCTCTCAAGCAGGGCAATCAGAACCAAGTGAGTGCCAGATTGAAACAACTCAAGGCACAGTGTAAACGCTGTCACAAAGCGTATCGCAATTAA
- a CDS encoding transglutaminase-like domain-containing protein: MKKLLLLFCLYFTGISFVSVNQSPVAFSDQPQQSLKRQQDHLQPNIQSTVKEETTGELITPDAISHEQGACYVARLALPRSADRKSKSNCVLLEDGKPLSHPHARHQLIREQGKGHYSHWTSTTLYFSASDSSDPRTNGKKYELVNRESYTEKQSSFVLTAAQSAIQLPAFPDRKIQPVKLTWQNLDSQNKVALHWNREGDPDLTSQDAMLASILTPAMKEEEKALAIWKFLVDWRYHFTPAEQGDELHDPVKFLNVYGYGFCDDCATNFAVLARKAGLRSRVWGLSGHVVAEAFYDGRWHMFDPDHQAVYRNQQGIIAGVEELAKHPELITKTPHDPIGSPSQLIADLYTSTDNNRASERQPHIKDSTLSPVLEPLDRVEFRFTKSEYVHQKNKTEKSRPPVAGNGTLNRTIRQFQSLKQTAPNQRQWHLSWSYVLLKGTLELELKTNAPTPTVFVSLDAKTWHQLEGVLTNQTLAISLDQWIHKQPTAVYGCFIRIENSNGADPAKFIKQLDSEWIFQFAPRALAHVQSAQNQFEMKLNPPPPKKGKGLKVQLVWKETK, translated from the coding sequence ATGAAGAAACTACTACTACTTTTCTGTCTGTACTTTACAGGCATCTCGTTCGTATCTGTAAATCAGTCACCAGTCGCGTTCTCTGACCAGCCTCAGCAGTCTCTGAAACGTCAACAAGACCATCTTCAGCCGAATATTCAATCAACGGTCAAAGAGGAAACCACAGGTGAGTTGATTACTCCTGACGCAATATCACACGAACAAGGGGCCTGTTATGTTGCGCGACTGGCCCTTCCGCGGAGCGCAGACCGCAAATCGAAATCAAACTGCGTTTTGCTGGAAGACGGCAAACCACTTTCACATCCCCACGCGCGCCACCAACTGATTCGAGAACAGGGCAAAGGGCACTATAGCCACTGGACCTCGACGACGCTCTATTTTTCAGCCAGTGACTCCTCTGACCCCAGAACAAATGGAAAGAAATATGAACTGGTAAACAGAGAATCTTATACCGAGAAACAAAGTTCCTTTGTCTTGACTGCAGCACAGTCTGCGATCCAATTACCTGCATTCCCTGATCGAAAAATACAACCTGTCAAACTGACCTGGCAAAATCTTGATTCCCAAAACAAAGTCGCACTGCACTGGAACCGGGAAGGAGATCCTGATCTGACGAGCCAGGACGCCATGCTGGCCAGTATTTTAACACCGGCTATGAAAGAGGAAGAAAAAGCCCTCGCCATCTGGAAGTTCCTGGTTGACTGGCGCTATCACTTCACCCCGGCAGAGCAGGGGGATGAACTCCATGATCCGGTCAAGTTCCTTAACGTATACGGCTACGGTTTCTGTGATGACTGCGCCACCAACTTCGCAGTTCTCGCCAGAAAAGCAGGATTGCGGAGTCGCGTCTGGGGACTATCGGGGCACGTCGTGGCTGAAGCGTTTTATGACGGGCGATGGCACATGTTTGATCCGGACCATCAAGCCGTTTACCGAAATCAACAGGGGATCATCGCAGGCGTGGAAGAGCTGGCGAAACATCCGGAACTGATCACCAAAACGCCCCACGATCCGATTGGCAGCCCTTCCCAGTTGATTGCTGATCTATACACCTCAACGGACAATAACCGGGCTTCAGAACGACAACCGCACATTAAGGACTCGACTCTTTCTCCCGTCCTCGAACCTCTGGATCGCGTGGAATTTCGATTTACCAAATCAGAATACGTGCATCAAAAAAACAAAACAGAGAAATCCCGACCTCCCGTGGCAGGCAACGGAACATTAAATCGAACCATTCGCCAATTTCAGAGCCTCAAACAAACAGCCCCGAACCAGCGACAATGGCATCTCAGTTGGTCTTATGTTCTGCTCAAAGGCACTCTAGAGCTGGAGTTGAAAACAAACGCTCCCACCCCAACCGTTTTTGTGTCTCTTGATGCAAAAACATGGCACCAACTTGAGGGGGTGTTAACAAATCAAACGCTCGCCATTTCGCTTGACCAATGGATTCACAAGCAGCCCACGGCAGTTTATGGCTGCTTTATTCGAATCGAAAATTCAAACGGTGCCGATCCTGCGAAGTTTATCAAACAATTGGACTCAGAATGGATCTTCCAGTTTGCACCACGTGCTCTGGCGCATGTACAAAGCGCCCAGAATCAGTTCGAGATGAAATTGAATCCGCCGCCCCCAAAGAAAGGAAAAGGGCTCAAAGTTCAACTGGTCTGGAAAGAGACAAAATAA
- a CDS encoding dienelactone hydrolase family protein produces the protein MRLLYLCLLMCLCCVLIEQSTLKADEPILRKRSEPVKITSCWDDLLEGVETPEEWVAHKKIIRQRYLDLIRDQFKPKKPAMEIQFHDTVIVDGVYRRQLISYQVEEGERAHAFLGVPLTLKGPAPAVVALHGTYANGKKRAAGLVDNPDKAYLDHLCRQGYVVIAPDHFVAGHRIPDAGPYDTEEFYKKHPKWTAVGKFTYEHSIAIDVLETLREVNPDRIGVLGHSLGGHGSLFLAAYDERVKAAAGNCSASFFRQNSKVEAWSRDHWYIYFKHIRPGLLKGELPPIDFHEIMALVAPRAYLDLSGLNDGDPLTQRQRILMLLKVMDVYELEKAPQNFAFFVHGKGHSVAHESRELMYGWMDTHLKPASATRTKLVVP, from the coding sequence ATGCGACTGTTATATCTATGTCTACTGATGTGTTTGTGCTGTGTACTCATCGAACAGAGCACGCTGAAAGCAGACGAGCCAATTCTCAGAAAGCGTTCTGAGCCTGTCAAAATCACGTCCTGTTGGGACGATCTGCTCGAAGGAGTCGAAACACCTGAAGAGTGGGTGGCACATAAAAAAATCATCCGTCAACGCTATCTTGATCTGATTCGTGATCAGTTTAAACCCAAAAAGCCGGCGATGGAAATCCAGTTTCATGATACTGTGATCGTTGACGGTGTCTATCGAAGACAATTGATTAGTTATCAGGTTGAAGAGGGAGAGCGGGCGCATGCATTTTTGGGCGTCCCCTTAACTCTCAAAGGGCCTGCACCCGCGGTCGTCGCTTTGCATGGAACTTATGCGAACGGCAAAAAACGTGCGGCGGGGTTGGTTGATAATCCGGATAAAGCGTATCTGGATCATTTATGTCGTCAGGGCTATGTTGTGATTGCTCCCGACCATTTTGTCGCAGGCCACCGGATTCCTGATGCGGGCCCTTATGACACCGAAGAGTTCTATAAAAAACATCCGAAATGGACTGCCGTCGGAAAATTTACGTATGAGCATTCGATTGCCATTGATGTGCTCGAGACACTGAGAGAAGTAAACCCGGACCGCATCGGTGTCCTCGGGCATTCTCTGGGAGGTCATGGCTCCCTGTTTTTGGCCGCCTATGATGAACGGGTCAAAGCGGCTGCAGGAAACTGTAGTGCGTCATTCTTCCGGCAAAATTCAAAAGTCGAAGCCTGGTCTCGCGATCATTGGTACATTTATTTTAAACATATTCGACCAGGATTATTAAAAGGAGAGTTGCCTCCCATTGATTTTCATGAAATCATGGCGCTGGTTGCACCGCGAGCCTACCTTGATTTATCAGGCCTCAATGATGGCGATCCGCTGACGCAACGACAGCGGATACTAATGTTGCTGAAAGTCATGGATGTGTATGAACTGGAGAAAGCTCCCCAGAACTTTGCTTTTTTCGTACATGGCAAAGGGCATTCGGTCGCACATGAATCACGAGAATTGATGTATGGCTGGATGGATACGCATTTGAAACCTGCATCAGCCACCAGGACAAAGCTTGTGGTTCCCTAA
- the sixA gene encoding phosphohistidine phosphatase SixA, which yields MELIIIRHGKAENAGVVPGGDSARPLTEHGSHQFRKVAKWIGKHQSAPDLILHSPLVRTTQTAQILRDVVELDDDLCCPQNWLGFGLNLDALISHVRSTACERIAVVAHMPDVARCTADLIGGGAITFKPGNAACIQFDSLIGIGQGSLKWHLSAPLF from the coding sequence ATGGAGCTAATTATTATCAGGCATGGAAAAGCAGAAAATGCAGGTGTGGTTCCCGGAGGTGATTCCGCGCGCCCTTTGACCGAGCACGGCAGTCACCAGTTTCGAAAAGTAGCGAAATGGATTGGCAAGCATCAGAGTGCGCCCGATTTAATCTTGCATAGTCCCCTGGTCCGAACGACACAGACGGCTCAGATATTACGGGATGTTGTGGAATTGGACGATGACTTATGCTGCCCGCAGAATTGGCTGGGGTTTGGGCTGAATCTGGATGCACTCATCTCTCATGTTCGATCGACGGCCTGTGAACGCATTGCGGTTGTCGCGCATATGCCGGATGTCGCGCGCTGTACCGCCGACTTGATTGGCGGAGGCGCGATTACATTCAAGCCCGGTAATGCGGCCTGTATTCAGTTTGATTCGCTGATCGGAATCGGGCAAGGCAGTCTGAAATGGCATCTGAGTGCACCACTGTTTTAA